The Novosphingobium kaempferiae genome includes a window with the following:
- a CDS encoding DUF1491 family protein has protein sequence MEARLPAHLEVSALIRRVNAEGGFATVLAKGEHDAGTILAVLSHNGSGLRLYERMPELDGTRRWRCARTQDPEDPFEFQDYVDRRRHQDPDVWIVELDAADAERFIGVEPGAG, from the coding sequence ATGGAAGCTCGCCTTCCCGCCCATCTGGAAGTTTCCGCGTTGATTCGGCGCGTGAATGCCGAAGGCGGCTTCGCAACGGTGCTGGCCAAGGGCGAGCACGACGCCGGGACGATCCTTGCGGTTCTCTCTCACAACGGTTCGGGGCTGCGGCTCTACGAGCGGATGCCCGAACTCGACGGCACCCGGCGCTGGCGCTGCGCCAGGACTCAGGATCCTGAAGATCCGTTCGAATTTCAGGACTATGTCGACCGGCGCAGGCATCAGGATCCCGACGTGTGGATCGTCGAGCTTGACGCCGCAGACGCCGAACGCTTCATCGGGGTGGAACCGGGCGCGGGTTGA
- a CDS encoding cell wall hydrolase: MRTKVEWASAFALAATVLTALLGAPGSGAAASDLIPILAETKPIPQFVSQPVVQALPAADTEAEEVEAPDADTLQELVSQQETPDAMSRDMRCLAGAIYFEARGESLEGQLAVGRVIVNRTKSGRFPTSYCGVVYQPSQFSFIRGRSMPAVRENSAGWQEAVAIAQIAEDGVWKSKAKGALFFHAKRVSPKWRKLTKLAQVDNHIFYR; encoded by the coding sequence ATGCGAACGAAAGTTGAGTGGGCGAGCGCGTTTGCGCTGGCCGCGACGGTTCTCACCGCTCTTCTAGGCGCCCCGGGTTCGGGCGCGGCGGCATCGGATCTCATTCCGATCCTCGCCGAAACGAAGCCCATACCGCAGTTCGTTTCCCAGCCCGTCGTGCAGGCGCTTCCCGCCGCCGATACCGAGGCAGAGGAAGTCGAAGCCCCCGACGCGGATACTCTTCAGGAACTGGTGTCCCAGCAGGAGACGCCGGACGCGATGTCGCGCGACATGCGCTGCCTTGCCGGCGCGATCTACTTCGAAGCACGCGGTGAATCGCTGGAAGGTCAGCTCGCCGTGGGCCGGGTGATCGTCAACCGTACCAAGTCCGGCCGCTTCCCGACCAGCTACTGCGGCGTGGTCTACCAGCCCTCGCAGTTCTCGTTCATCCGTGGCCGCTCGATGCCTGCGGTGCGCGAGAATTCGGCCGGGTGGCAGGAAGCCGTCGCCATCGCCCAGATCGCCGAAGACGGCGTCTGGAAAAGCAAGGCCAAGGGTGCGCTGTTCTTCCACGCCAAGCGGGTCTCGCCCAAGTGGCGCAAGCTGACCAAGCTGGCGCAGGTGGACAACCACATCTTCTACCGCTGA
- the xth gene encoding exodeoxyribonuclease III gives MRISTFNINGVKARLPRLLEWLEETRPAVACLQEIKTQDEGFPIAEFEKLGYKGIWHGQKGFNGVAILADGEMPVEVQRGLDGEPEDEHSRYLEAQVFGVRVVCIYLPNGNPVPGPKFDYKLRWMERLRRRMDAIKAEEVPAIITGDYNVIPTDRDVWAPPAMAADALMQPESRDAYFRLLGDGWTDALATHNPRGGVWTYWDYQAGAWQRDHGFRIDHSLLSPELADRLVACGVDKAHRGREKASDHAPVWVELRAA, from the coding sequence ATGAGAATCTCGACCTTCAACATCAACGGCGTGAAGGCGCGCCTGCCCCGTCTGCTCGAATGGCTTGAGGAAACCCGCCCCGCCGTCGCCTGCCTGCAGGAGATCAAGACGCAGGACGAAGGCTTCCCGATCGCCGAGTTCGAGAAGCTGGGCTACAAGGGCATCTGGCACGGCCAGAAGGGTTTCAACGGCGTCGCCATCCTTGCGGACGGCGAAATGCCGGTCGAAGTCCAGCGCGGGCTGGATGGAGAGCCCGAGGACGAGCATTCGCGCTATCTGGAGGCACAGGTCTTCGGTGTGCGCGTCGTGTGCATCTACCTGCCCAACGGCAACCCGGTGCCCGGCCCCAAGTTCGACTACAAGCTGCGCTGGATGGAACGCCTGCGCCGCCGCATGGACGCGATCAAGGCCGAGGAAGTGCCCGCAATCATCACTGGCGACTACAACGTCATCCCCACCGACCGCGATGTCTGGGCGCCGCCCGCAATGGCCGCCGATGCGCTCATGCAACCGGAATCGCGCGACGCCTACTTCCGTCTGCTCGGCGACGGCTGGACCGACGCGCTCGCCACGCACAATCCGCGCGGCGGGGTGTGGACGTACTGGGATTATCAGGCGGGCGCCTGGCAGCGGGACCACGGGTTCCGCATCGACCACTCGCTGCTCTCGCCCGAGCTGGCCGACCGTCTGGTCGCCTGCGGGGTCGACAAGGCCCATCGTGGGCGTGAGAAGGCCAGCGACCATGCGCCCGTCTGGGTGGAACTGAGGGCGGCTTAA
- the erpA gene encoding iron-sulfur cluster insertion protein ErpA yields the protein MDQKTVTLSPSAAARVAAIATKQGKPAILRLAVEGGGCSGFQYRFGLADAPEADDSIAETDGVKLVVDSMSLDLVQGCVVDFVESLGGAAFRVENPNAAAGCGCGSSFSV from the coding sequence ATGGACCAGAAGACCGTCACACTCAGCCCCTCGGCCGCGGCGCGCGTCGCCGCGATCGCGACCAAGCAGGGCAAGCCCGCCATTCTCCGGCTCGCCGTCGAAGGCGGCGGCTGCTCGGGCTTCCAGTACAGGTTCGGCCTTGCCGACGCACCCGAGGCAGATGACAGCATCGCCGAGACCGATGGGGTGAAGCTCGTCGTCGACTCGATGAGCCTCGATCTCGTTCAGGGCTGCGTCGTCGATTTCGTCGAGTCCCTCGGCGGCGCGGCGTTCCGGGTGGAGAACCCGAACGCGGCGGCAGGCTGCGGCTGCGGGTCCAGCTTCTCGGTATGA
- a CDS encoding CBS domain-containing protein: MTIGRIIEGRADVITCDVAMSVRDATGILAEKRIGAVPVMENGEIAGIFSERDVIYKLREIGAAVLDMPLGHIMTALPVTIEPETSVMAALSLMTRRRIRHLPVVKDGRMVGFVSIGDLVKYRIDKIENEAAAMRDYIQTA, from the coding sequence ATGACCATTGGTCGCATTATCGAAGGCCGCGCCGACGTCATTACCTGCGACGTCGCCATGTCCGTGCGTGACGCCACGGGAATCCTCGCCGAAAAGCGCATCGGCGCCGTGCCCGTGATGGAGAACGGCGAGATCGCCGGGATCTTTTCCGAACGTGACGTGATCTACAAGCTGCGCGAGATCGGCGCCGCCGTGCTCGACATGCCGCTCGGCCACATCATGACCGCGCTGCCGGTGACGATCGAGCCGGAAACCTCGGTCATGGCCGCACTGTCGCTGATGACCCGCCGCCGCATCCGGCACCTGCCGGTGGTCAAGGACGGGCGCATGGTCGGGTTCGTGTCGATCGGCGATCTGGTGAAGTACCGGATCGACAAGATCGAGAACGAGGCCGCCGCGATGCGGGACTATATCCAGACGGCGTGA
- a CDS encoding (2Fe-2S) ferredoxin domain-containing protein, which yields MSHGHDIRKAQAAFAKTGSDAIERHIFICAEPQKGECCSPEKGQAAWKYLKKRLKQLGLDGPKTAEGGGVARTKADCLRICHGGPIAVVWPDGVWYHSCTEDVLERVIQEHLIGGQPVEDYRLHAPRD from the coding sequence ATGAGCCACGGACACGACATCAGGAAGGCCCAGGCCGCCTTCGCCAAGACCGGCAGCGACGCCATCGAGCGCCATATCTTCATCTGCGCCGAACCGCAGAAGGGCGAATGCTGCTCCCCCGAAAAGGGGCAGGCGGCATGGAAGTACCTCAAGAAGCGCCTGAAGCAGCTCGGGCTGGATGGGCCGAAGACCGCCGAGGGCGGCGGCGTCGCCCGAACCAAGGCAGACTGCCTGCGCATCTGCCATGGCGGACCGATCGCGGTCGTCTGGCCCGATGGCGTCTGGTATCACTCCTGCACCGAGGACGTGCTGGAGCGCGTGATCCAGGAACACCTGATCGGCGGTCAGCCGGTGGAGGATTATCGCCTCCACGCACCGCGCGACTGA
- a CDS encoding acyl-CoA thioesterase: protein MPKPDPALLDAARYPFSCRIEPRFGDLDVNMHINNVAMAGFLEDGRVRFHRQSGYREGLVGLSSMIASVAIEYLGEGHYPDALTVHCAMEDIGRTSHRLVQLVTQDDRLVAFARSTMVTVGKDGPAPLPSVFADRAREWSLRS from the coding sequence ATGCCAAAGCCCGATCCCGCGCTGCTCGACGCCGCACGCTATCCGTTCTCCTGCCGCATCGAGCCCCGTTTCGGCGACCTCGACGTCAACATGCACATCAACAATGTCGCGATGGCCGGATTCCTAGAGGATGGTCGCGTGCGATTCCACCGCCAGAGCGGTTACCGTGAGGGGCTGGTCGGCCTGTCATCGATGATCGCCAGCGTCGCGATCGAGTACCTCGGCGAAGGGCACTATCCCGATGCGTTGACGGTGCATTGCGCGATGGAGGACATCGGGCGCACCAGCCACCGCCTCGTCCAGCTGGTGACGCAGGATGACCGTCTCGTCGCCTTCGCCCGCTCGACCATGGTGACGGTCGGCAAGGACGGCCCCGCACCGCTGCCCTCCGTGTTTGCCGACCGGGCAAGGGAATGGAGCCTTCGTTCATGA
- a CDS encoding DUF2497 domain-containing protein: MRQNGEPSVEEILQSIKQVIARDSRLETRTSRTERLMREPEPIYDDEDEDDILELQETAQIPAAPEAEDEPLLHNQAHDSMRESLAALAMLSEPGAQPQIVRSGETSLEALTRELLRPALAEWLDKNLPPMVERLVAAEIARIVGKKG, encoded by the coding sequence ATGCGTCAGAACGGTGAACCTTCGGTGGAGGAGATCCTCCAGTCGATCAAGCAGGTCATCGCGCGCGACAGCCGCCTGGAAACCCGCACCAGCCGCACCGAGCGCCTGATGCGCGAGCCTGAGCCGATCTACGACGACGAGGATGAGGACGATATCCTCGAACTTCAGGAAACGGCACAGATTCCCGCGGCTCCCGAAGCCGAGGACGAACCGCTCCTGCACAATCAGGCCCACGATTCGATGCGCGAGTCGCTGGCGGCGCTCGCGATGCTCTCCGAACCCGGCGCGCAGCCGCAGATCGTCCGCTCGGGCGAGACCTCGCTTGAGGCGCTGACCCGCGAACTACTGCGCCCGGCACTCGCCGAATGGCTGGACAAGAACCTGCCGCCAATGGTCGAGCGCCTCGTCGCCGCCGAGATCGCGCGCATCGTCGGCAAGAAGGGCTGA
- a CDS encoding TolC family outer membrane protein has protein sequence MARFAKRAGLLAGGCLILAAGAPAQADTLRDALVAAYQSNPTLEAARAQQRATDEGVPIAKAAGRPTASVSGTYTEYLKQSENSFNAPSRVFSGGADLGVPIYSGGGVKNRIKAAKIRVEAGQADLRATEASVFSQTVAAYMDVIRTEAIVGLNRKNVGVLKTNLDATSDRFEIGNLTRTDVAQSQSRLAVAQSDLLTAEANLAAARETYIRLIGRAPGALEAPPPLPNLPANADAATEMALDTNPDLIAARERTKAAEKDIDVAGASRLPTVRLFGQGSYNNYFNTLARGVPSSGVSQHDSAAQAGAQLSIPIFQGGLPAAQRRQAQATASASLEQEIATERDVIAQVRSAFTSYTASNDLIRSSQVAVDAAALSLEGVRAENSVGRRTVLDILDAERELLNAQVTLVTARRNAYVAGFTLLAAMGKAEARDLNLDGGTLYDPEVNYERVNDKFLDWGDDDDAPVARSTRTVDTPVQDGNIPASQQP, from the coding sequence ATGGCCCGGTTCGCTAAGCGTGCCGGGCTGCTCGCGGGGGGATGTCTGATTTTGGCAGCCGGCGCGCCAGCGCAGGCCGATACCCTGCGCGATGCACTTGTCGCGGCATACCAGTCCAACCCCACGCTCGAAGCGGCACGCGCACAGCAGCGCGCCACCGACGAGGGCGTGCCGATCGCCAAGGCGGCGGGACGGCCCACCGCCAGCGTCAGCGGCACCTACACCGAGTATCTCAAGCAGAGCGAGAACTCGTTCAACGCGCCCTCTCGCGTGTTCAGCGGCGGTGCCGACCTCGGCGTGCCGATCTATTCGGGCGGCGGCGTCAAGAACCGCATCAAGGCTGCGAAGATCCGTGTCGAGGCAGGCCAGGCCGACCTGCGCGCCACCGAGGCTTCGGTGTTCTCGCAGACCGTCGCCGCCTACATGGACGTGATCCGCACTGAAGCGATCGTCGGGCTGAACCGCAAGAACGTCGGCGTGCTGAAGACGAACCTCGACGCGACCAGCGACCGCTTCGAGATCGGCAACCTCACGCGCACCGACGTCGCGCAGTCGCAGTCGCGCCTTGCCGTGGCGCAGAGCGATCTGCTGACCGCCGAGGCCAACCTCGCCGCCGCGCGCGAGACATACATCCGCCTCATCGGCCGTGCGCCGGGCGCCCTCGAAGCACCGCCGCCGCTGCCGAACCTGCCCGCCAACGCCGACGCCGCGACCGAGATGGCGCTTGACACCAATCCCGACCTCATCGCCGCGCGCGAACGCACGAAGGCGGCGGAGAAGGACATCGACGTCGCCGGTGCGAGCCGCCTGCCGACGGTGCGCCTGTTCGGGCAGGGCAGCTACAACAACTACTTCAACACGCTGGCGCGCGGCGTGCCCAGTTCGGGCGTGTCGCAGCACGATTCCGCCGCACAGGCCGGGGCGCAGCTTTCGATCCCCATCTTTCAGGGCGGTCTTCCCGCCGCGCAGCGCCGGCAAGCCCAGGCGACCGCCTCGGCCTCGCTTGAGCAGGAGATCGCGACCGAGCGCGACGTGATTGCGCAGGTCCGTTCGGCCTTCACGTCGTACACCGCCTCGAACGACCTGATCCGTTCGTCGCAGGTGGCGGTGGACGCAGCCGCGCTCAGCCTCGAAGGCGTGCGGGCGGAGAACTCGGTCGGTCGCCGCACGGTGCTCGACATCCTCGACGCCGAGCGCGAACTGCTGAACGCGCAAGTCACGCTGGTGACGGCACGGCGCAACGCCTACGTCGCCGGGTTCACGCTGCTGGCCGCGATGGGCAAGGCCGAAGCGCGCGACCTCAACCTCGACGGCGGCACGCTCTACGACCCCGAGGTCAACTACGAGCGCGTGAACGACAAGTTCCTCGACTGGGGTGACGACGACGATGCGCCCGTCGCCCGCTCGACGCGCACCGTTGACACGCCCGTGCAGGACGGCAACATTCCCGCTTCGCAGCAGCCCTGA
- a CDS encoding protein-L-isoaspartate O-methyltransferase family protein yields the protein MTLTEDRSASANFADARRAMISSQLRTSGVNEPWVLEAMASVPRENFVPADLRDAAYIDRAVALGEGRFLAAPLVQGKMLSEAVPTATDKVLLVGDGEGYLAALLRPLSGSLDAVAPAEAANAGEGGYTLIVVDGAIEVLPEPLGARLAEGGRIVTGLVERGVTRLAAGTKTAGTVSLLPLAEIGIPVLPEFAAPKRWSF from the coding sequence ATGACCTTGACCGAAGACCGGTCCGCGTCCGCCAACTTCGCTGACGCCCGTCGCGCCATGATCTCCAGCCAGCTGCGCACCAGCGGCGTCAACGAGCCTTGGGTGCTCGAGGCGATGGCGAGTGTTCCACGTGAAAACTTCGTCCCCGCCGACCTGCGCGACGCCGCCTATATCGACCGCGCGGTTGCGCTGGGCGAGGGCCGCTTCCTTGCCGCGCCGCTGGTCCAGGGCAAGATGCTGTCCGAAGCCGTGCCGACCGCGACCGACAAGGTGCTGCTCGTCGGCGACGGCGAAGGCTATCTCGCCGCGCTGCTGCGCCCGCTGTCCGGCTCGCTCGACGCCGTGGCTCCGGCCGAAGCCGCCAATGCAGGTGAGGGCGGTTACACCCTCATCGTCGTCGACGGCGCGATCGAAGTCCTGCCCGAACCGCTCGGCGCGCGTCTTGCCGAAGGCGGCCGCATCGTCACCGGTCTCGTCGAGCGTGGCGTGACCCGTCTCGCCGCCGGCACGAAGACCGCGGGCACCGTCTCGCTGCTGCCGCTGGCAGAGATCGGGATTCCGGTTCTCCCCGAATTCGCCGCTCCCAAACGCTGGAGCTTCTGA